The Micropterus dolomieu isolate WLL.071019.BEF.003 ecotype Adirondacks linkage group LG14, ASM2129224v1, whole genome shotgun sequence DNA segment ACGTCACTCCCCACCACATTATTCTCTCTTTATCTCCATCATATACAGTTCATGATCTCCACagtcaaataaagacaaaataccCAAAAAAGAACATCAGAAGTCTGTATAAGCTGTGTATATCTTTATTGATTcagaaaatatacacaaatatcatAGTAATAAAGTTGAAGCAAGGTAAAGAAATGTACAGGACATCAGACAGCTCATTCCCTCTCATCAGTGATGTGCGTCTGTCCTGACAGGCCCGGGTCAAAACACTCCTTGAAATATTAACAAGAACCTTTCTGTCATTGCCTGCCACTGTGGAAACCAAAACACACGGTTCTGGCAGACTCTAAAGGTTACAGGTAAACGGGTCTTTTTTGCCTCCCTAAGGGCTGTCAGGGAGCAAACAGTACTTTTCTTCTCTCCAGCCCCATCTTTAAACAATCTGTGACATTCTGGAAAAAAAAGATAccacaacacattttacatgtatTATAAAACGGGGGGGAAAGCAAATGTAACACCAGCCTTGTTCACCACCAAGATCTTATAACTTTCTCAAGTCTTTTCATACCTGGAGTTACAAGCTGGACTAAGGCTTTATCATATCATACAATCCTCATGACTCTCCCCTCTGTTCTGCACTCGAAGCAGTCTTcaacctcctccttctcttttcacatTCAATGAGCATGTTTTTCCTATCAAAGGTAAGACAGGAACAAGTGTGCTGAAGAAGAGGATGTTTTAATTTGGGACTAATCCTCAAGTTATACCTCATGGGTAATTCAATTCATCAACAGTTACATTTGCATCCCTCCTTTCCTCACACACCCTATAGCAAAGCTaaaggcaaaacaaacacttaagacagtaacacacagacagacaccgACATGTATTGACAAAAAGCAGCCTTGCTCCCGTCCACAAATCGACTGCAGTGAATGGCCCATTTTCAAGCATTCCCCTGGCTCAATTATTACAGGCCTGGATACACTTTAGTTTTGTGTTCGTCTCCATGgttgtttacatatttattaataatcaaGAACACCATAAGCAGCGGATGTAGCTCTCAAACGTTAGCAGGTTTATAgtggattttatttaaaatttaatctCAGGTGTGAACCACATAATAACTGAAATTTAGTCCATTGTGCACCTTGTTTTTTGCAAGTTGAGCCTCTGAGTCAATGGGCAGGTGAATATGAGTGAAGAAGGGGCGGCACCTGTGTGTTGTTTCACCCACCTCCCCCCCTCCGGCCACACCCGAAAAGCAGTACCAACCAGTTCCAGCCAAGAGCGTATTTGTCCCATGGGTTTCTATCATCTCGGTGCTCTTCCTGGTCACCAGTGTTCACACAGCATACCGACAGACACACGGATGGCCTCGATCCCCCCCGTTAAGGGCCTGCAATGCCTCCTCCTGCCCTCCTCCACTCATTCATGTATTCATTCATCCATTTGAAAAGTTCGGGCTACTTGGTACCCTGCAGCTGctgaacaaaacaacacacaaaagaaggaaaagaaatgtCACTTTTGTGGTTTATGTATGAATAAAACTGCATTGAAGAGCAACATTCACTCTACAGGAAAAATGCCAACTTCTTAAtttacttttcactttttcaaaaatgtatttttagaatTGAAGAGAGATTAAAGCAAATGTTACATTTTCCTCATTTTGCTCTGGCTATTTGAGCACAACTTCACTTCTTTGAGTTGCTTCATAATGTGTACAATTTTTTGTTCATCATTACTGCTTTGAATTACTGCTGAATATCAACAATTTCTTTACCTGGATATGGAGGGtgggagtttgtgtgtgtgtgtgacatgtccATACCACTGCCACTGACCTGCAGGCCGGCCAGGAGGAACTCACTTTGCCAGATGTTCAAACGGCACGCTGACCTGAGTGTGGAGGGAAAGACGAGAAGCTTGAATCAAAGGGAGAAGACAGACATCTGAAAAATACACTGTATTCTGTATGTGGCTGGGGTTTTCCTCACgcaaagacaaaaaatctgATGACGGCTCTactcacaaagaaaacaaactgactAAAGGTGTGGAACAGGAAGAGCAGAAAACCACCACAAAGCCATTTTATTCACTGGTGCAATCAGTGGAAAGCTACTGAATAGAACTGAACTATCAACCACTGTCAAGATCATAAGAAGATAATATGCAAATGTCCCTGTGTTGTCTACATCATAGTTAATTTATGCAAATTCAGAGTGCACAGTGTAAATTGAGATTGTATCTATTTGAATGGGGAACATCTGCTAAACCAAAATATTTCGTTGCATGCAAGATTCTTTGAATAGTGACGTAAAGACAGAGCGCAATCAGTCTGGATATTTAGAATGGCTGCTGACATTACTGCAGGATGCAGACGTGATCGTTACATAGAGGAGCATTGGAGAGAGTCCAATTACAAATTATAAAAGAGGCTTATGGGCACAAGGGGCCCGCCTTGGTGGATTAGTCTATTCTGTGTTTATATTGTGCCAGACTTAAACTGCACAGTAACAAAAACTCTTCACATCAATATCTCGGTAGTGGTAATTATGAGTAGATTATGTTTGAATGGTCCAGTATTTCCAATTTGCCATCATGACTTATGAATTTGTATCAACATGAGTGGCAAACATAACAGATAATCCAGCAATGTCAGCAGTGCAAGGTAATCAAAATCCTTCTGATCCAttttattcacaaaaaaaagcaattcATGCTGCATAAGAAAAGAGAGCATTATCTGCTGCTGACATTGGCAATGCTAACATATTGATGCTAAACAGGTACAATGTTTCCCATGTTTAccgtcttagtttagcgtgttagtaTACTACCATTTtagcacagctgaggctgatggggatGTGTTTCGTGTTGTAGGTGTTTGGTCATAAAGCAAGGTATTTGACAAATTAAAGAACATACAAATGTGAATTTCAGGGGCACATCCtggaaagtcaggggatcaccaaagtcattaagatAGCATCTGGGAAACATGAACGTTTGAAACAGCATTAAATCTAAACCATGTCAACTGCACATGCAACATGTGATAAAGGGGACTATAGTGGCCTATGAACAGCCACCTCACTCTGAATGCATTTCCTAATGAATAAGAAAACACTCACCTGAAGCAACTGATGCGCATAAAACATGCAGCAACTCCCTTCACAACAAAGCCTCTCTGAACCTGTAAAGCCATAATCTTCCTACCTGCGACGCAGTGATGCGCGATTGGTCAAGGCGTGCGGTGAGGTCAGAGGAGGAGACGTTGGCGGGGGCCCCGCGGTGGAGCCTCATGGCCACCTTCCTCTCTCGCTCggctctctctgctctccccGCCTGAGGAGACCGGttacctgcacacacacaaagccttCATTCTGTTACAGCTGCATCTCACAGTTACTTCCAAACATCTAAAACGACAACCATCATCCTGACCTGACTGCTGGACCCCACGTGTGGCCGGGTTCGAGGGAGCAGCATCTGCCTCGTTCCTGACTCTGTTGGCTGCTGAAGGGTTCGGACCAGGCGGCAAAGCTCGACCTCCAGCTCCTCTCTGGCCTCCTCCTGCTcgctcctctccctcttttccctccctcctctccctctctccatcctctGCGTTCCTGCTGGCCCCCTGAAACGCAGAGGAACAATACAGACATGAGCATAACAGAAAAGGCTTTTGAACTTCCGAGCTGGAGCTAGCTCACAAAAGCATGTCGCTCACAGTGGTGTGAATTGTGGAGGAGCCACTCACAAACTTCAGCATGTTCCAGTCAAAGACGTAGTCGTAGGAGAAGCCCTGTCGGTGGAAAAGGTTCCTGAAGAGCTGCCTCAGATATGAGTAGTCTGGCTTGTCATCGAACCGCAGGGAGCGACACAAATTCAGGTAAGTGGAGAACTCAGCTGGGAAACacaagagagaaggagaagtgGCTTTCACGCAAAAACAGGTAAGGTGTTGAACCTTtttgaaatattgcaaaaaCCTTTAAACTTTCTACTGTTATCAGTATATGTTTCTCTTTCCTTACAGGGGTATCCCTTGCAGAGCACCTCGATTGGGGTGGACATTTTCTTCTCACTGATGCGTTCATACTTCTGCCTCTTGGTGGCAGCCTTGAGCCCCTGCCAGGGCAAAGAGCCCAGGTTGAAGTACATGAGAACGTAGCCCAGAGACTCCAAGTCGTCTCGCCTCGACTGCTCTGTGGTGGAACAGACCAAATGGGGAGAGAGTAAAGAGtgaaatggaagaaaaaaaaggtttgaaagaggagaagaagaaaaggaagacgTAGAAGGTGATAGGGGAAGGCAGCTTGTATGCTGTCTTACCAATGCCCAGATGGGTGTTGATAGAGGCGTAGCGGGCGGTGCCGGTAAGGTTCTTATTCTCACGGTAGGGGATGTGCTGGTGCGTTCGGGCATCACGGTATTTCTTGGCCAGGCCAAAGTCGATGATGTAGACCAGGTTGCCCTTCTTGCCGAGCCCCATCAGGAAGTTGTCAGGCTTCACGTCTCTGTGGATGAAGTTCTTGGAGTGGATGTATTCGATCCTACTGATCTGGAACGGAGGGAGAGGGGAACATGATTTAGTTGGGATTAAAGCAGAGTATTAGTGGTCTTGCATGTTGGAGCCAATTAACAAAAGAAATGCAATTCATAAGAGAATAGTTTGAGTTTTTAGGTTTAGTGCCCCGCGTCCTATCATGTCAGTATGCTAAGACAGTCAATATACAGAGACTTGAACATGACTCCTTAAAAGATTGCCCTTAATTGCCctataataaatcaaatgtcatCAAGTGTCCTGAATTATGGGTATGGTTCTTTAATCTATGCTATATACAGAAAAACTGACTGATCTaatgtttgaaaatacaaaaatttgAATCTTTCTTTCTTCCGGTTTTCAGATTAGTAAACACTTTGATCTGAACGTCTGGCAAACAGTTACTCCTTTTCAGATAATCGGTTACCTTTACTGCTCTTGATTGGTAGTGTACTGTAACTTGTGACTTTAAAGGTCACAAGTCTCATTGTCCACTGAAATAACATTAGAGGTCATTGGTATGGATCAATAATCCTGTCAGATTGTCTGCAGATATATAGAGGTCATTTTATGTTATGGGACAGTTAAAATCTTAGTTACTGCCACttaagagaagagagaagaggagataGAGCGATTAGGAAAACAGGTCAAAGTGGCCAAGAGAAAATGGGACAAAAGAACAAATGTGCCAGTGGTAGACTAAAGAATGACACATGAGGGATTAAGGAGGCTCATAAAAGACACCACAGGCTGACCTCTGCGACAAGGATTAGACCGTGTTGCGGAGGAGCTTCCATGTCCTAGATTGGAACTTGCTTTTATAGAGGAGCTGACTGGTGGGAGATAGTGAGTGGATAAGCTTTGTCTCGAGTCAGGAAACGAGCTTCTAGAGGCTTAGATGAGAATTATTCTCCCATTTCAAATCATCCATTTAGTTCTAGTCTAAAAATAGCCACATGCATTTATTGAAATCTGTGTAACTTCCCAGGCTGAGGTCGACATCAGTGCATTATGTGCCATCAAAGGTGCAAATTTAGACAACTGGAATTGCGTATTTGAATGTGTCCATTCTCTATAACCATCACTgtttatctgttgttttttaGCCTTGGGTGCCTTGATTAACCTCTTTATAAAGACTCAGCGAACCCTGATCCAACAGTGCTCTTCAGAGGGCTCTTAAAGTAATTACTTTCTTTGCAGGGACAGTGCGGCAAGTACTGAATCTGAGAAAAAACCCTGATGCACTATTATGTTTTACAGTGTTGACTGgagtcagtcagtctctctCACCATCTGGTCGGCCAGCAGCAGGACTGTTTTCAGACTAAACTTGCGGGAGCAGAAGTTGAACAGGTCCTCCAGACTGGGGCCCAGCAGCTCCATTACCATAACGTTGTAGTCGCCTTCCGCCCCGCACCACTTAATAGACGGGATTCCCACTGTTGGGAGGGGAGGAAGGGGGATCGGAGGGTTGGGAAAAAGAACAGTGCATAATACCACAGGGTTGACACTCTAGGGTAGATACGGATTATTATCCAACTATTTTCATTGATTTTCACAATTTGTACTTGTATTACTACTGCAACTATTGCAGAAGATGGACGTTTACATGACTTATGTGTTTGTAAAatcatttatccattactttaaGCAGAGATCTTTTTTGACCATTGATACATTTCCTAAATGTTTTTTGCGCATTCTTTGCCTcttatttaatttgtctttatatgactttgttttacattgattgttgtaaagcactttgttacctgtattgaaaagttctatacaaataaattgtgacttataataataatagctttattATGATCACTAAAAAAGGACAAGGTGCAGGTGTATTGTTATAATTTGCTATAAATTTGCTAATTTGTTATAATGTACAACATNNNNNNNNNNNNNNNNNNNNNNNNNNNNNNNNNNNNNNNNNNNNNNNNNNNNNNNNNNNNNNNNNNNNNNNNNNNNNNNNNNNNNNNNNNNNNNNNNNNNAAAACGACAACCATCATCCTGACCTGACTGCTGGACCCCACGTGTGGCCGGGTTCGAGGGAGCAGCATCTGCCTCGTTCCTGACTCTGTTGGCTGCTGAAGGGTTCGGACCAGGCGGCAAAGCTCGACCTCCAGCTCCTCTCTGGCCTCCTCCTGCTcgctcctctccctcttttccctccctcctctccctctctccatcctctGCGTTCCTGCTGGCCCCCTGAAACGCAGAGGAACAATACAGACATGAGCATAACAGAAAAGGCTTTTGAACTTCCGAGCTGGAGCTAGCTCACAAAAGCATGTCGCTCACAGTGGTGTGAATTGTGGAGGAGCCACTCACAAACTTCAGCATGTTCCAGTCAAAGACGTAGTCGTAGGAGAAGCCCTGTCGGTGGAAAAGGTTCCTGAAGAGCTGCCTCAGATATGAGTAGTCTGGCTTGTCATCGAACCGCAGGGAGCGACACAAATTCAGGTAAGTGGAGAACTCAGCTGGGAAACacaagagagaaggagaagtgGCTTTCACGCAAAAACAGGTAAGGTGTTGAACCTTtttgaaatattgcaaaaaCCTTTAAACTTTCTACTGTATCAGTATATGTTTCTCTTTCCTTACAGGGGTATCCCTTGCAGAGCACCTCGATTGGGGTGGACATTTTCTTCTCACTGATGCGTTCATACTTCTGCCTCTTGGTGGCAGCCTTGAGCCCCTGCCAGGGCAAAGAGCCCAGGTTGAAGTACATGAGAACGTAGCCCAGAGACTCCAAGTCGTCTCGCCTCGACTGCTCTGTGGTGGAACAGACCAAATGGGGAGAGAGTAAAGAGtgaaatggaagaaaaaaaaggtttgaaagaggagaagaagaaaaggaagacgTAGAAGGTGATAGGGGAAGGCAGCTTGTATGCTGTCTTACCAATGCCCAGATGGGTGTTGATAGAGGCGTAGCGGGCGGTGCCGGTAAGGTTCTTATTCTCACGGTAGGGGATGTGCTGGTGCGTTCGGGCATCACGGTATTTCTTGGCCAGGCCAAAGTCGATGATGTAGACCAGGTTGCCCTTCTTGCCGAGCCCCATCAGGAAGTTGTCAGGCTTCACGTCTCTGTGGATGAAGTTCTTGGAGTGGATGTATTCGATCCTACTGATCTGGAACGGAGGGAGAGGGGAACATGATTTAGTTGGGATTAAAGCAGAGTATTAGTGGTCTTGCATGTTGGAGCCAATTAACAAAAGAAATGCAATTCATAAGAGAATAGTTTGAGTTTTTAGGTTTAGTGCCCCGCGTCCTATCATGTCAGTATGCTAAGACAGTCAATATACAGAGACTTGAACATGACTCCTTAAAAGATTGCCCTTAATTGCCctataataaatcaaatgtcatCAAGTGTCCTGAATTATGGGTATGGTTCTTTAATCTATGCTATATACAGAAAAACTGACTGATCTaatgtttgaaaatacaaaaatttgAATCTTTCTTTCTTCCGGTTTTCAGATTAGTAAACACTTTGATCTGAACGTCTGGCAAACAGTTACTCCTTTTCAGATAATCGGTTACCTTTACTGCTCTTGATTGGTAGTGTACTGTAACTTGTGACTTTAAAGGTCACAAGTCTCATTGTCCACTGAAATAACATTAGAGGTCATTGGTATGGATCAATAATCCTGTCAGATTGTCTGCAGATATATAGAGGTCATTTTATGTTATGGGACAGTTAAAATCTTAGTTACTGCCACttaagagaagagagaagaggagataGAGCGATTAGGAAAACAGGTCAAAGTGGCCAAGAGAAAATGGGACAAAAGAACAAATGTGCCAGTGGTAGACTAAAGAATGACACATGAGGGATTAAGGAGGCTCATAAAAGACACCACAGGCTGACCTCTGCGACAAGGATTAGACCGTGTTGCGGAGGAGCTTCCATGTCCTAGATTGGAACTTGCTTTTATAGAGGAGCTGACTGGTGGGAGATAGTGAGTGGATAAGCTTTGTCTCGAGTCAGGAAACGAGCTTCTAGAGGCTTAGATGAGAATTATTCTCCCATTTCAAATCATCCATTTAGTTCTAGTCTAAAAATAGCCACATGCATTTATTGAAATCTGTGTAACTTCCCAGGCTGAGGTCGACATCAGTGCATTATGTGCCATCAAAGGTGCAAATTTAGACAACTGGAATTGCGTATTTGAATGTGTCCATTCTCTATAACCATCACTgtttatctgttgttttttaGCCTTGGGTGCCTTGATTAACCTCTTTATAAAGACTCAGCGAACCCTGATCCAACAGTGCTCTTCAGAGGGCTCTTAAAGTAATTACTTTCTTTGCAGGGACAGTGCGGCAAGTACTGAATCTGAGAAAAAACCCTGATGCACTATTATGTTTTACAGTGTTGACTGgagtcagtcagtctctctCACCATCTGGTCGGCCAGCAGCAGGACTGTTTTCAGACTAAACTTGCGGGAGCAGAAGTTGAACAGGTCCTCCAGACTGGGGCCCAGCAGCTCCATTACCATAACGTTGTAGTCGCCTTCCGCCCCGCACCACTTAATAGACGGGATTCCCACTGTTGGGAGGGGAGGAAGGGGGATCGGAGGGTTGGGAAAAAGAACAGTGCATAATACCACAGGGTTGACACTCTAGGGTAGATACGGATTATTATCCAACTATTTTCATTGATTTTCACAATTTGTACTTGTATTACTACTGCAACTATTGCAGAAGATGGACGTTTACATGACTTATGTGTTTGTAAAatcatttatccattactttaaGCAGAGATCTTTTTTGACCATTGATACATTTCCTAAATGTTTTTTGCGCATTCTTTGCCTcttatttaatttgtctttatatgactttgttttacattgattgttgtaaagcactttgttacctgtattgaaaagttctatacaaataaattgtgacttataataataatagctttattATGATCACTAAAAAAGGACAAGGTGCAGGTGTATTGTTATAATTTGCTATAAATTTGCTAATTTGTTATAATGTACAACATTATAGCAAAATACTGGGTGGTCTAGAGCGATAGATTCCTAACCAGTGGTAACCACTTGTACCCCAGGGGTACAGGAGTACAGCTGAAATCTTTCCACGTACTGTATGTGGAAAGACTGTCGAGCAGCTCAAGTTTGATAAAATagaaattttaatttgattagAAAAAATGCATCCATATATATTCAGGTGTAAATATTTTACCATTCGGGTACAAGTACCCCTGGTTTgagtttttatattattattttaatgatcataataaatcacaatatatatatttattttgtagcaGCATATTATTACTGTATAACGTGTATGGTACATGTACTGCATATATATTTCATTTGtaagtatatatattttattaattattcatgATTATACTTATATAGGTAGCAGTATATACATCATGTCTGCCAtgattttctggatttctttatttcaaatatttatacaTCTTAAATTCTTACATAGTTAATGTATATTGTGTTATACTTGTATTGTAatgtataaattatataaaggcttttaatgtgatctcttttctgtatttttatagtttcttGTTCTTCACCTGCCTGTCTCTATTGTGCTATTGTGACATGTGAATCCCTCACCGGCAGCTTATATTTGTTAATTCCATTATTAGGTAAGGATTCAGCACCCATCAGCACCACTCAAAAGCCATGACTAAACCTTAGAGCTACTGAATGACCATTAACACTTTAACAACACTAAAATGACTTAATTCCAGGCAAAGGCGCCTCACCGTCCCTGAATGACCCTGAATACACCTCAAAAGCCCTTAAATGTCTTTCAAGGCCTATAAAAGCTCTGCAATGACTCCTAAACAACTGTAATAATTGTTAACACACCGCAGCAGCTCTACCTCTTAATGCCCCTTAAATCATTCACTGCCTTTCAATGCCCACTAGTAAAGCTTtcaaaacccccaaaacacttCTCCGTGCTTCTTACCCCCGCCCTGCATCATCTTGTAGAATTTGCTCTCAATGTGAAGCTGTGGATGTTTGGTTTTCACACATTCCAGTTTGATGGCCACTTCCTCCCCTGTAGCGATGTTAGAACCTGATGGGAGAAACGCCAGAGATGTTATTTCCAACACATAAgctatttaattattttaaaaagaaaaggagcaaCGTCAGGTTAACACAACACAAAGTCCAAATTCTCACCTAGGTAAATATCTCCAAAGGATCCGCTCCCTATCTTCCTCCCAAGGCGGTACTTGTTCCCCACCCTCAACTCCATGGCTCCTGGGCTTTTCAACTCACTGAAggggtaaacacacacatgcagatacaaacacacacaaagattgTCATCAATCACTGGTGATCAATAGAGTAAAAGGACAGTAAAGCAAAGCCGCGAGCCCTGAGGTGGCTGTACCATGTAAGAAAATGAAACTGGAAGCTTGCGAGAAATCAACAGGAGAGATGAGAAAAATCGAAAAGTGTTAATTGAGCCATAACAGTGACATAGAGCAGCCTGAGTTGAATCAGGAAGTGAAAAAGGTTCCCACTTTCAGCTATAAAGTGACTTTATGTGTCTAAATCCACTGTGgaagcaaaacatttttcaacacGCAGGATCTAATGTAACCAAGCTGCTCCTATCAGCCATGTTTTGTTAAGAGTTAAGAGTTATTACACCTTCAGAAGACGCGATAATAAATTCTGGGATCTCAGAGGACAATACTGTAGGCCAATAAAGTGTTTATAGTGTATGGGGAAAAGGTGAGAGCAAAAGAGTACAGAGAGTGTAGCTGTATAACATGATTTATTCAGAGCTGAAGAGAGGGAGTCTGGATCAGCATCTCACACACTCTTACCAAAGCACTTCAAGGGAGTCTGGTCCTGTGTACAAAAGATTTGCATAAACTCCCAATTTCTGACTGGTGTGCCATGACGAAATACAAATGACTCATGTTTTCCTCAACATAGGAGCTTAAAAGTAGGAAATGACTGAGGGCTTTTAGTCGACAGAGGTTAGGCTTTACAAGCCAGTTTGACATTGCACTAAACGCAGGCTAAGTTCATTTTTCTAGTCTTGGCTGCACTATAGACCTACATACACCCCATCTACACACAGTGCAGGGAAAATAAGGCAGAGCAAGCCACTGCCGCACATTAAAAAACCGTTTTATCTCAGGTCTCCCCAGCTCATCGCTTCGCCTCTCAGCCTCCAAAGAGATGCTGCTGTAATGTCAGTGTTACAAAACTGAGACCCAGTACTGCTGCAAAGGACTGCAAAAACAGGCAAGACGTAATATTTCCAATAGGGAAGGTGctgaatgcaaaaacacacGGTTCATCCCTCACTGACCATCAAATGTGGTAACAATTTCCATAACCGCACCCTTTATAGACAGGTAAGACTCTATTTGTCTAATCCaaaccatcacacacacacacacacacacacacacacacacacacacacacacaaacataagcCTCCAGACACCTTGACTAGCCAACAtacacccccccacccacctccTACTCACCGGGTTGTGTCAGGCTCCGTGGTCGCCCGCCGGCTGTGTCTCACTCAGGACCCTGGACAGCGACGCACCAACGCGGCTTCGGACGGCTCATAACCACGGGGATCTGTGACCCGATCCCCCCATCCCAATCCCCCGACTCCCAAAGAAAAAGACCCAAATAAAAACAGCTGATCCGAGGCGGCCCGAGCCCTGCGACTCGGGATGATATTCACTGTCacgattttttttttggatggGGGGGGAGGAGTGAAAACGCCGAAACCAGACGCTGAggtccttctctctctcttctttctctctccctcctcacacACCACCACCCAGACCTCTCTCAGTTTACACCATTGACAATATCAATGATGTCATCCACAGACCTGAAGAGATGCCCGGATTGTCTTAAAGCCGCCGCGCGCTGCTGCTGGTTTCTGCAAGCATGAATGAAGCGCACCAAGCATCACACCTCACTTCAAGCTACATACATTTACACCAATACGTCATTGTTAAATGAAATCTTTAAGTAGCCTATAATGTAGAACCATGAGATAATTAGGCTATAGCACGGACAAGTcagtcctctgtgtgtgttacaacaGCCTAATTGTTCTTATATAGGACGCAGAATGTGCATAGACTGACATGCGTCTAGTGTCAACCCCCTCTAGTGGTAGTTCCTacaaaaatgtctttctttacACTAGACGA contains these protein-coding regions:
- the LOC123982874 gene encoding casein kinase I-like, whose protein sequence is MVMELLGPSLEDLFNFCSRKFSLKTVLLLADQMISRIEYIHSKNFIHRDVKPDNFLMGLGKKGNLVYIIDFGLAKKYRDARTHQHIPYRENKNLTGTARYASINTHLGIEQSRRDDLESLGYVLMYFNLGSLPWQGLKAATKRQKYERISEKKMSTPIEVLCKGYPSEFSTYLNLCRSLRFDDKPDYSYLRQLFRNLFHRQGFSYDYVFDWNMLKFGASRNAEDGERERREGKEGEERAGGGQRGAGGRALPPGPNPSAANRVRNEADAAPSNPATRGVQQSGNRSPQAGRAERAERERKVAMRLHRGAPANVSSSDLTARLDQSRITASQVSVPFEHLAK
- the LOC123983460 gene encoding casein kinase I-like encodes the protein MELRVGNKYRLGRKIGSGSFGDIYLGSNIATGEEVAIKLECVKTKHPQLHIESKFYKMMQGGVGIPSIKWCGAEGDYNVMVMELLGPSLEDLFNFCSRKFSLKTVLLLADQMISRIEYIHSKNFIHRDVKPDNFLMGLGKKGNLVYIIDFGLAKKYRDARTHQHIPYRENKNLTGTARYASINTHLGIEQSRRDDLESLGYVLMYFNLGSLPWQGLKAATKRQKYERISEKKMSTPIEVLCKGYPSEFSTYLNLCRSLRFDDKPDYSYLRQLFRNLFHRQGFSYDYVFDWNMLKFGASRNAEDGERERREGKEGEERAGGGQRGAGGRALPPGPNPSAANRVRNEADAAPSNPATRGVQQSECQPCGIMHCSFSQPSDPPSSPPNSGNPVY